The following is a genomic window from Chitinophaga caseinilytica.
GAAGACATCCTCGACGTGATCGCCCGCCAGGGCAATAGCCTGGCGCTCGTGCTCATGGGCGGCATCAATTATTACACTGGCCAGTTTTACGATATGCCCGCCATTACCGCCGCCGCGCAACGGCAGGGCGCCTTTGCCGGGTGGGACCTGGCCCATGTGGCCGGCAATATTCCCCTCCGGCTCCACGATTGGAACGTGGATTTTGCGGTATGGTGCTCCTATAAATACCTGAACGGCGGCCCCGGCGCGGCCGGCGGGCTTTTCGTGCATGAAAGGCACGGCAGCGATCCCGCTTTTCCACGTCTCGGCGGCTGGTGGGGGAACGATGAAAAAACGAGGTTTAAGATGGAAAAGGGCTTCGTCCCGAAACCCGGTGCGGCCGGCTGGCAGATCAGTACCGCACAGGTTTTCAACATGGTGGCGCTGAAAGCTTCGCTGGAACTGTTCAGGGAAGCGGGGATCGAAGCGTTGCGGGCCAAAAGCCTCCGGCTCACGGCCTACCTGGAGTTCCTGCTGGGCCAGGCTTCACTGCCCTGCGAGATCATCACCCCGGCCGATCCGCTGCAAAGAGGCGCGCAGTTGTCGCTGTATTTCCCGAAAGACGGGAAGGCGATCCACGCGCGCATGATGGAAAACGGGATCATCTGCGATTACCGCGAGCCCGGCGTGATCCGCCTGGCGCCCGCGCCGCTGTATTGCTCCTATTCAGATGTGCTCCGGTTCCACGACGTTTTAAAATCATTCGCATGAGTACTTCCATCAAAAACTGGCTCGCCCTTGGCGATTCGTACACTATCGGCGAAGGCGTTCCGCTGTTCGAGAGCTTTCCGTACCAGGCGCTCCAGCTCCTGCGCGCGGCCGGCATGCAGGTACAGGCGCCGGAGATCGTCGCGAAAACGGGGTGGACCACCGGTGAGTTGATCCATCACCTGCAACACAACACCCGGCTGCTGCCGGCGTACGATTTCGTGTCGCTGCTGATCGGGGTGAACAACCAGTACCGCGGGCTGCCGGAAACGGAATATGCGCAGGAATTCGAATGGCTGGCAAACCGGGCGCTGGAGCTTGCAGGCGGTGGAAAAATAGTGGTGGTGAGCATCCCGGATTGGGGCGTGACGCCCTTCGCCGCGGGGCGCGATACGGATACCATTTGCAACCAGATCGACGAGTTCAACGGCATCAGCCGCGAAATCAGCGGAAAACTGGGCATACCTTATATTAATATCACGGAAAGTTACCGGCTTACCGGCGGCCGGCCGGAAAGCGTGGTGGAAGACAAACTGCACCCTTCCGGGGCCGTGTACGCAGGGTGGGCGGAAAAAGTGGCCGCCGCCTTCGGGAATGGATAATCCGCAGCAACACAATACTTTTTATATGATGAATCCCTGCCCTCCGCGGCAGGGATTTTGATTCAATGAGAATTATCCTACATTTGCACCCCTGACCCGCCGGCAACATCCGGGAAGGTCACTTTTTGCGGATCCCTGTACGAAACAGCCATTGGGCGCAATACAGGGTTTACTATCTTTATGAAGTACTTTAACCTTTATTAAAACTGTTTATGCAATTTCTGGATTTTGAAAAGCCGATTGCGGATCTGTACGAACAACTGGAAAAACTGAGGGAAAACGGGGAGAAGTCCGGCGTGGACGTTTCCGCTACCGTGAAAGAGTACGAGCAGAAAATCATCGACACCAAGCAACAGGTCTATAACAATCTCTCCAGCTGGCAGAAAGTGCAGCTGAGCCGCCATCCCGAAAGGCCGTACACATTGGAGTACATCGAAAGAATGACGGAAAACTTCGTGGAGCTGCATGGCGACCGCAATGTGAAAGACGACAAGGCGATGGTTGGCGGATTTGCGGAAATCGGCGGTGAAACTGCGATGTTCATCGGCCAGCAGAAAGGCGTGAATACTAAGATGCGGCAGATCCGCAACTTCGGTATGGCCAACCCTGAAGGTTACCGCAAAGCCCTCCGGCTCATGAAGCTGGCGGAGCGTTTCAACAAGCCCATCATCACCCTCATCGATACCCCGGGCGCATATCCCGGCCTGGAAGCGGAAGAGCGCGGACAAGGCGAAGCGATCGCCCGTAACCTGTTCGAAATGGTGAAGCTCCGCGTTCCCGTGATCTGCGTGATCATCGGCGAAGGCGCATCCGGCGGCGCGCTGGGCATCGGCATCGGCGACCGTATCTTCATGCTCGAAAACAGCTGGTACACCGTAATCTCCCCCGAAAACTGCTCCACCATCCTCTGGAGAAGCTGGAATTTCAAGGAAAAAGCGGCGGAAGAGCTCAAGCTCACTTCCGGGTACATGAGCCAGTTCGGACTGGTAGACGGGGTGATCCCCGAACCCGTGGGCGGCGCACATTCCAACCACGAAGAAATGGCCGAGATCCTGAAGAAACGCCTCATCGAAACCCTGGCCGAATTGAAAAAGATCGACCCGGACACGCGCATCGAACAACGGATCGATAAATTTTCCAATATGGGCTTCTTCGAAGAACGTTGATCAAAATTGACATTCGTCCGGCAAAAAAGAGCGCAGCTGTATTGCGGGTATCAATCCAATTGACAATCTTTGCATTTTCTAAGGCAGCACTGCGGCCATTGACCATTTGAAATATGTTACAGGAACAATTAAGGGGCACCGGCGTGGCATTGGTGACACCGTTCACCGCCAGCGAAGCGATTGACTGGAATGCCCTCGAAAGGCTTATCGATCATGTGATCACCGGGGGCGTAGACTACGTCGTGACCCTCGGCACTACCGGGGAAACACCCACACTTTCCTCCGAAGAAAAACTCGACCTGATCCGCTTTACCTTCGAAAAGGTGAAGAAGCGCGTGCCCGTAGTGGTGGGCGTTGGCGATTATAACACCGCCGATGTCGTG
Proteins encoded in this region:
- the kynU gene encoding kynureninase — protein: MNTAFEPTVTFAAALDQQDVLAGFKSRFHFPQHAGKDAIYFCGNSLGLQARSVAGAIEQELEDWRNLAVEGYFRAKNPWLFYHANFSETLSGMMGCSPEEVTVMNTLTVNLHLILQSFYRPTKERYRIVMEAGAFPSDQYALETLVRLHGLDPDDALVEISPREGEKLLRTEDILDVIARQGNSLALVLMGGINYYTGQFYDMPAITAAAQRQGAFAGWDLAHVAGNIPLRLHDWNVDFAVWCSYKYLNGGPGAAGGLFVHERHGSDPAFPRLGGWWGNDEKTRFKMEKGFVPKPGAAGWQISTAQVFNMVALKASLELFREAGIEALRAKSLRLTAYLEFLLGQASLPCEIITPADPLQRGAQLSLYFPKDGKAIHARMMENGIICDYREPGVIRLAPAPLYCSYSDVLRFHDVLKSFA
- a CDS encoding SGNH/GDSL hydrolase family protein; amino-acid sequence: MSTSIKNWLALGDSYTIGEGVPLFESFPYQALQLLRAAGMQVQAPEIVAKTGWTTGELIHHLQHNTRLLPAYDFVSLLIGVNNQYRGLPETEYAQEFEWLANRALELAGGGKIVVVSIPDWGVTPFAAGRDTDTICNQIDEFNGISREISGKLGIPYINITESYRLTGGRPESVVEDKLHPSGAVYAGWAEKVAAAFGNG
- a CDS encoding acetyl-CoA carboxylase carboxyltransferase subunit alpha, translating into MQFLDFEKPIADLYEQLEKLRENGEKSGVDVSATVKEYEQKIIDTKQQVYNNLSSWQKVQLSRHPERPYTLEYIERMTENFVELHGDRNVKDDKAMVGGFAEIGGETAMFIGQQKGVNTKMRQIRNFGMANPEGYRKALRLMKLAERFNKPIITLIDTPGAYPGLEAEERGQGEAIARNLFEMVKLRVPVICVIIGEGASGGALGIGIGDRIFMLENSWYTVISPENCSTILWRSWNFKEKAAEELKLTSGYMSQFGLVDGVIPEPVGGAHSNHEEMAEILKKRLIETLAELKKIDPDTRIEQRIDKFSNMGFFEER